A DNA window from Polyangium spumosum contains the following coding sequences:
- a CDS encoding SRPBCC family protein encodes MHRLTFTSEHHIDAPPERVFAAMANPEGFGDWMQGFVRAERVTPGDFGVGTEFRETRKMFGREATEHFEVTTCEPGKRLGLRVDGTKGTTGKGEYRFVYDFEPAGTGTLLRTSAVIEMPGGLFTKIIGKLMGGAFKKACDKDLDALKAYVERAR; translated from the coding sequence ATGCACCGACTCACCTTCACCTCCGAGCACCACATCGACGCTCCCCCCGAGCGTGTCTTCGCGGCGATGGCGAACCCCGAGGGCTTCGGCGACTGGATGCAGGGGTTCGTGCGGGCCGAGCGCGTCACGCCGGGCGACTTCGGCGTGGGCACCGAGTTCCGCGAGACCCGCAAGATGTTCGGGCGAGAGGCGACCGAGCATTTCGAGGTCACCACCTGCGAGCCGGGCAAGCGCCTCGGGCTCAGGGTCGACGGCACCAAGGGGACCACGGGCAAGGGCGAATATCGTTTCGTCTACGACTTCGAGCCCGCCGGTACGGGCACGCTCTTGCGGACCAGCGCCGTCATCGAAATGCCCGGCGGCCTGTTCACCAAGATCATCGGCAAGCTCATGGGCGGCGCCTTCAAGAAGGCGTGTGACAAGGACCTGGACGCGCTGAAGGCCTACGTGGAGCGCGCTCGCTGA
- a CDS encoding methyltransferase domain-containing protein, which yields MSDAQARVYQEKADAYDALINAEDADEALASVVREWLPEGAVALDVGAGTGRLSRIVGARASRLHLVDRAAPMLEIARRHLSQAGVPFSIHHADARSLPFPDASVDVAMAGWVFGHFRHWMPEGWREEVDAALSEMRRVVRPGGALMVIETLGTGHETPRVHPGMDEYFAHLEHAHGLSRRWVRTDYVFPDVEAAARICGEFFGPALVAQIRERAWARVPECTAIFTGTL from the coding sequence GTGAGCGACGCGCAGGCGCGCGTGTACCAGGAGAAGGCGGACGCGTACGACGCGCTGATCAATGCGGAGGACGCGGACGAGGCGCTCGCAAGCGTGGTGCGCGAATGGCTGCCGGAGGGGGCCGTGGCGCTCGACGTCGGCGCGGGTACCGGGCGGCTCTCGCGTATCGTCGGCGCACGCGCGTCTCGCTTGCACTTGGTCGATCGCGCGGCGCCTATGCTGGAGATCGCGCGCCGGCATCTATCGCAGGCCGGCGTGCCGTTCAGCATCCACCACGCGGACGCGCGCTCGTTGCCGTTTCCCGACGCGAGCGTCGATGTCGCGATGGCAGGATGGGTGTTCGGGCATTTTCGTCACTGGATGCCGGAGGGCTGGCGCGAGGAAGTGGACGCGGCGCTGTCGGAGATGCGCCGCGTGGTGCGTCCCGGCGGTGCGCTCATGGTCATCGAGACGCTTGGCACCGGCCACGAGACGCCACGGGTCCATCCGGGCATGGACGAGTACTTCGCGCATCTGGAGCACGCGCATGGGCTTTCGCGCCGCTGGGTGCGCACCGACTACGTGTTCCCCGACGTCGAGGCCGCGGCGCGCATTTGCGGCGAATTCTTCGGTCCAGCGCTCGTGGCCCAGATCCGCGAGCGCGCCTGGGCGCGCGTTCCGGAGTGCACCGCGATCTTCACGGGCACCCTCTGA
- a CDS encoding dynamin family protein, protein MSPMWSPEGRKQNARELRQIADKVLRYRQLCDRFASYFQPESDNARQLRQIRGKLEDLRGRALDREKRLAKGVVKIGVVGLEKQGKSAFLSAWLKSEKLLPSEAERCTWSTTVIEPGEPGQFAATVTYYNEVDFKARIQSYFDALEPGSVERWHGLNQAEVLRLKASFKAREGYDVDDPDRAGRREQTALAELVEISAGLSEIKARLGRPPEKITASSLDALAEQIRPYIALKDTKNGNRPYPGVRAVKIVTVTIPVEGAMPGVELMDLPGIDAPSDKARRDTEDALANEVDVTIFVKDITRPSLVRNEIELLRMAQTADRSISLKDRIFVVLTKVDLFDHADENGNWHWSLAARNFREQGVDRIFPYSKVWVHQGVDAEHPVARQLMDFFGTTTPVNGLDKLKDAVERYLSTDVEALDRKVTQAITSEFGEVEALLRGVLVTVKDGLSDREFDRRAEQVFDLHYEHIQSGEDPTGLLPEIRKRMSAFMDFEMSDHQRSARAERADVRIDQIRSDLLARLTPEEAEAKRRQMPSPGLMNETAVEIEMRKQMRERVASRIAGLGEDFRNTARESVERMLHEMFIEAGYEGGRLEVLLPAGKALIERIDALGRSGHVSESVVRYQNQEMAKADVAFEVLSRYFARQIVDILDATDPYDREIREREMRGLEQFFGMGIADKAQATATGAATTASGVIGSVKAKLGFGEERPDGNGAAGAAPAPAQAPAIGGFPTVGAAMPAPKQVQAQPSAAAPAGSTKPPQTNPGAAAQAQAQTGHVRDWSKMLSRVRVDVERICDFLEALAKHPRGLQKYHEEAVRTVHDSWLDREGEQSLRRWVRSECARIWPHKFAAIEAEKDRARADIEALEELFGGSPAPQKAGA, encoded by the coding sequence ATGTCCCCCATGTGGAGCCCTGAAGGTCGCAAGCAGAACGCGCGCGAGCTGCGCCAGATCGCCGACAAGGTCCTGCGGTACCGCCAGCTCTGCGACCGCTTCGCGAGTTACTTCCAGCCCGAGAGCGACAACGCCCGTCAGCTCCGCCAGATCCGCGGCAAGCTCGAGGACCTGCGCGGACGCGCGCTCGATCGGGAGAAGCGCCTCGCGAAGGGCGTGGTCAAGATCGGCGTCGTCGGCCTGGAGAAGCAGGGCAAGAGCGCGTTCCTCTCGGCGTGGCTGAAGAGCGAGAAGCTCCTGCCGAGCGAGGCCGAGCGCTGCACCTGGAGCACCACCGTCATCGAGCCGGGCGAGCCGGGGCAGTTCGCCGCGACCGTCACCTACTACAACGAGGTCGATTTCAAGGCCCGCATCCAGAGCTACTTCGACGCGCTCGAGCCGGGCAGCGTCGAGCGCTGGCACGGCCTGAACCAGGCCGAGGTCCTGCGCCTCAAGGCGAGCTTCAAGGCGCGCGAGGGGTACGACGTCGACGACCCCGATCGCGCAGGGAGGCGCGAGCAGACGGCGCTCGCCGAGCTCGTGGAGATCAGCGCGGGCCTGTCGGAGATCAAGGCGCGGCTCGGTCGCCCACCCGAGAAGATCACCGCGAGTAGCCTCGATGCCCTCGCCGAGCAGATCCGGCCCTACATCGCGCTCAAGGACACGAAAAACGGCAACCGGCCCTATCCGGGCGTGCGGGCCGTGAAGATCGTCACGGTCACGATCCCCGTCGAGGGCGCCATGCCCGGCGTCGAGCTGATGGATCTGCCCGGCATCGACGCGCCCTCGGACAAGGCGCGCCGCGACACGGAGGACGCGCTCGCGAACGAGGTCGACGTGACGATCTTCGTCAAGGACATCACGCGGCCTTCGCTCGTGCGCAACGAGATCGAGCTGCTCCGCATGGCGCAGACGGCCGATCGGAGCATCTCGCTGAAGGATCGGATCTTCGTGGTGCTGACGAAGGTCGACCTCTTCGACCACGCCGACGAGAACGGCAACTGGCACTGGTCCCTGGCGGCGCGGAACTTCCGCGAGCAGGGCGTGGATCGCATCTTCCCGTACTCGAAGGTGTGGGTGCACCAGGGCGTCGACGCCGAGCACCCGGTGGCGCGGCAGCTCATGGACTTCTTCGGCACGACGACGCCCGTGAACGGGCTCGACAAGCTGAAGGACGCCGTGGAGCGGTACCTCTCGACCGACGTGGAGGCGCTCGATCGCAAGGTGACGCAGGCGATCACGAGCGAGTTCGGCGAGGTCGAGGCGCTCCTGCGTGGCGTGCTCGTGACCGTGAAGGACGGGCTCAGCGATCGCGAGTTCGACAGGCGCGCCGAGCAGGTCTTCGATCTGCACTACGAGCACATCCAGTCGGGCGAGGATCCGACGGGGCTCCTGCCCGAGATCCGCAAGCGCATGTCGGCGTTCATGGACTTCGAGATGAGCGACCATCAGCGGTCGGCCCGCGCAGAGCGCGCGGACGTGCGGATCGATCAGATCCGGAGCGATCTGCTCGCGCGGCTCACGCCCGAGGAGGCGGAGGCGAAGCGGCGGCAGATGCCGAGCCCGGGGCTCATGAACGAGACCGCCGTCGAGATCGAGATGCGCAAGCAGATGCGCGAGCGCGTGGCGTCGCGGATCGCGGGGCTCGGGGAGGACTTCCGCAACACGGCGCGCGAGAGCGTGGAGCGGATGCTGCACGAGATGTTCATCGAGGCCGGCTACGAGGGCGGGCGGCTCGAGGTGCTGCTGCCGGCGGGCAAGGCGCTCATCGAGCGGATCGACGCGCTGGGCCGGTCGGGGCACGTGTCGGAGAGCGTGGTCCGCTACCAGAACCAGGAGATGGCCAAGGCGGACGTCGCGTTCGAGGTGCTCTCGCGGTACTTCGCGCGGCAGATCGTGGACATCCTCGACGCGACGGATCCCTACGATCGGGAGATCCGCGAGCGCGAGATGCGCGGGCTCGAGCAGTTCTTCGGGATGGGGATCGCCGACAAGGCGCAAGCGACCGCGACGGGCGCGGCCACGACCGCGAGCGGCGTCATCGGATCGGTGAAGGCGAAGCTCGGGTTCGGCGAGGAGAGGCCGGACGGCAACGGCGCGGCAGGAGCGGCGCCCGCGCCCGCGCAGGCGCCCGCGATCGGAGGGTTTCCGACGGTGGGCGCGGCGATGCCGGCGCCGAAGCAGGTGCAGGCGCAGCCTTCGGCGGCGGCGCCCGCGGGGAGCACGAAACCCCCGCAGACGAACCCCGGCGCGGCCGCGCAGGCTCAGGCGCAGACGGGCCACGTGCGCGACTGGTCGAAGATGCTCTCGCGGGTGCGCGTGGACGTGGAGCGGATCTGCGACTTCCTCGAGGCGCTCGCGAAGCACCCGCGAGGCCTGCAGAAGTACCACGAGGAGGCGGTGCGCACGGTGCACGACTCGTGGCTCGATCGGGAAGGGGAGCAGTCGCTCCGGCGCTGGGTGCGCAGCGAGTGCGCGCGGATCTGGCCGCACAAGTTCGCCGCGATCGAGGCGGAGAAGGATCGAGCGCGCGCGGACATCGAGGCGCTCGAGGAGCTGTTCGGCGGGAGCCCGGCCCCGCAGAAAGCAGGAGCCTGA
- a CDS encoding protein kinase domain-containing protein: MRKSGDVIGGRFVLDGEPITDGGMGIVWPAYEKDSKERVAIKFVAEPRDGSTPKESMLRRFRREIEILSRHLHEHPHIVRYVDHGVTDNEPWLAMEWLHGRGLDQVLKHGPLQVDDVVKLGLRVAHALGAAHAADVVHRDIKPSNIYLVGSDVERVKVLDFGIALLAGGHMTSTGVVLGTVGYMAPEQIDYASGVTAAADMFCLGAVLFECLTGRRAFEGGPQHVVLAKIVMAEVPRVAEIRPEVPFALSELVARMLSKDPSQRPQNGAAAANTLEAIAKRASTRPPLADRRSHPVITTYPPASPHEPWARKLTPIPPAPPVPASERMSPLEKQLLFVVAAKPVPEVEDLLSDKPPRGIEPEVVAAIRAEVDARKNEQLHELPGVALLIKILGRGNPTEIAGRAARLGLEIAGLAKGSRVAIFAAYAEANDKAPVGKVLDGVFHLLDMPTLDGGKGPRPVRVNDVACAFLDARFDVASYIGEFWLRGERETTRAVRTLLGKPSPYVGRDEELGTVRKYVEQALQGKKPKAVLVLGEPGAGKSRLRFELIERLCRAKPNLSVVLGRGDPLRAGSAFSIVGSALRSAAGISAGEPVEVSQNKLRELVGTYLAGTDRRRVTDFLGEVVGLHFPDAGRTELRAARSDAALMADHIKDAFLDFIHVLTETHPFLLVLEELEWSDAASLKLVDAALDALRDRRFAVLALARPDVRKRLPGLWQDREVQDVRLHPLDKDDAERIVWSALGLSTPRAVVDRIVKLGAGNAFYLEELIRAVNEGRDGALPETVLGMVDARIDSKSLDDEARMVLCAASVFGDAAWEGALRLLVYGDGEPTASLDETLARLCGDCELLERRRHSRFAGETEYTFRHLLLREAAYARLTDNNRRLCHQRAAEWLLSAGEQDPSVLALHLDRGGDARRAVAFYVRAAEQALSGGALDTAIELAKRGLHLGANGEAAAELWAIATDAESWRSNHAHAYEAARCAFLYATPGSRHHARALGGAIRSALALGDTKNAAELSQRLLHEKPADDAVLELSWAFSATIDSLLDHEPAAALPYLERMRHVTAPAAEREPVVVAWTLHTRAHWARAVDQDPWAALGLDRESVLRFATIGDHRYLPHARVHVGLDLLLLGAHERAEKELHEGLQGQPEESLTSLVGGTFEALLNLERGAFAPAREMAEDVVALAEARGERLAARRARLLAARANIALGDLDRADRMLGALRSASAPPGALLGVRAALFLAAKKPQKTLTLVDRALALRPSNGGQQAPAPPEITLLRVEALLLEKATYEARAALVAARAQLHTRAATIGEDDLRQSFLDRRAANVRLRALCKEWLGGDGPDDPNRRLIIPPTP; encoded by the coding sequence GTGCGCAAATCAGGTGACGTCATCGGCGGTCGCTTCGTACTGGATGGAGAGCCCATCACCGACGGAGGGATGGGGATCGTCTGGCCCGCTTACGAGAAGGACTCGAAGGAGCGCGTCGCGATCAAGTTCGTCGCGGAGCCGAGGGACGGATCCACGCCGAAAGAGAGCATGCTCCGGAGGTTCCGGCGCGAGATCGAGATCCTCTCGCGGCACCTCCACGAGCACCCGCACATCGTGCGCTACGTCGACCACGGCGTGACGGACAACGAGCCCTGGCTCGCCATGGAGTGGCTCCACGGCCGGGGCCTCGACCAGGTGCTGAAGCACGGCCCGCTGCAAGTCGACGACGTGGTCAAGCTCGGCCTGCGCGTGGCGCACGCCCTCGGCGCGGCGCACGCGGCGGACGTCGTGCACCGCGACATCAAGCCCTCGAACATCTACCTCGTGGGCTCCGACGTCGAGCGCGTGAAGGTGCTGGATTTCGGCATCGCGCTGCTCGCGGGCGGACACATGACCTCGACCGGCGTGGTCCTCGGGACCGTCGGATACATGGCCCCCGAGCAGATCGACTACGCCTCGGGCGTGACCGCCGCGGCGGACATGTTTTGCCTCGGCGCCGTGCTCTTCGAATGCCTCACGGGTCGCAGGGCCTTCGAGGGCGGACCGCAGCACGTCGTGCTCGCGAAGATCGTGATGGCCGAGGTGCCACGCGTCGCCGAGATCCGCCCCGAGGTGCCGTTCGCGCTCTCGGAGCTCGTGGCCCGCATGCTCTCGAAGGACCCGTCCCAGCGTCCGCAGAACGGCGCCGCCGCCGCGAACACGCTGGAGGCCATCGCCAAGCGAGCCTCGACGCGGCCGCCGCTCGCGGACCGACGCTCGCACCCCGTCATCACGACCTATCCGCCCGCCTCGCCGCACGAGCCGTGGGCGCGCAAGCTCACGCCGATCCCGCCGGCGCCGCCCGTCCCCGCGAGCGAGCGGATGAGCCCGCTGGAGAAGCAGCTCCTCTTCGTGGTCGCGGCGAAGCCCGTCCCCGAGGTCGAGGATCTGCTCTCCGACAAACCTCCGCGCGGGATCGAGCCCGAGGTCGTCGCCGCGATCCGCGCCGAGGTCGACGCCAGGAAGAACGAGCAACTGCACGAGCTGCCGGGCGTCGCGCTGCTCATCAAGATCCTCGGCCGGGGCAACCCCACCGAGATCGCCGGCCGCGCGGCCCGGCTCGGGCTCGAGATCGCCGGGCTCGCGAAGGGCTCGCGCGTGGCCATCTTCGCGGCGTACGCCGAGGCGAACGACAAGGCGCCCGTCGGCAAGGTGCTCGACGGCGTCTTCCACCTCCTCGACATGCCCACGCTCGACGGCGGCAAGGGGCCGCGGCCCGTCCGCGTCAACGACGTCGCCTGCGCCTTCCTCGACGCGCGCTTCGACGTGGCCAGCTACATCGGCGAGTTCTGGCTGCGCGGCGAGCGCGAGACGACGCGCGCCGTGCGCACGCTGCTCGGCAAGCCGAGCCCCTACGTCGGGCGCGACGAGGAGCTCGGCACCGTCCGCAAGTACGTCGAGCAGGCGCTCCAGGGCAAGAAGCCGAAGGCCGTGCTCGTGCTCGGCGAGCCCGGCGCCGGCAAGTCGCGCCTGCGCTTCGAGCTCATCGAGCGCCTCTGCCGCGCGAAGCCGAACCTCAGCGTCGTCCTCGGCCGCGGCGATCCGCTGCGCGCCGGATCGGCCTTCTCCATCGTCGGCTCCGCGCTGCGCAGCGCCGCCGGGATCTCGGCGGGCGAGCCCGTCGAGGTGAGCCAGAACAAGCTCCGCGAGCTCGTCGGCACGTACCTCGCCGGCACGGACAGACGACGCGTGACGGATTTCCTGGGCGAGGTCGTGGGCCTGCACTTCCCCGACGCGGGCCGCACCGAGCTCCGCGCCGCGCGCAGCGACGCGGCCCTCATGGCCGATCACATCAAGGACGCGTTCCTCGATTTCATCCACGTGCTGACCGAGACGCACCCGTTCCTGCTCGTGCTGGAGGAGCTCGAGTGGAGCGACGCGGCGTCGCTGAAGCTCGTCGACGCCGCGCTCGACGCGCTCCGGGATCGGAGGTTCGCGGTGCTCGCGCTCGCGCGGCCCGACGTCCGCAAGCGACTACCCGGGCTCTGGCAAGATCGCGAGGTGCAGGACGTGCGGCTCCACCCGCTCGACAAGGACGACGCCGAGCGGATCGTCTGGAGCGCGCTCGGCCTTTCGACCCCGCGCGCCGTGGTCGATCGCATCGTGAAGCTTGGGGCGGGCAACGCGTTTTATCTGGAGGAGCTCATCCGCGCGGTGAACGAGGGCCGCGACGGCGCCCTGCCCGAGACGGTGCTCGGGATGGTGGACGCGCGGATCGATTCGAAGTCGCTCGACGACGAGGCGCGCATGGTCCTGTGCGCCGCGAGCGTCTTCGGCGACGCGGCGTGGGAGGGGGCGCTGCGCCTGCTCGTCTACGGCGACGGCGAGCCCACGGCCTCGCTCGACGAGACGCTCGCGCGGCTCTGCGGCGACTGCGAGCTGCTCGAGCGACGACGACACAGCCGCTTCGCAGGCGAGACCGAGTACACCTTCCGCCACCTGCTCCTGCGCGAGGCCGCCTATGCGCGCCTCACTGACAACAACCGAAGGCTCTGCCACCAGCGCGCGGCCGAGTGGTTGCTCTCCGCAGGCGAACAGGATCCGAGCGTGCTCGCGCTCCACCTCGATCGCGGCGGCGACGCGCGTCGCGCGGTCGCGTTCTACGTGCGCGCCGCCGAGCAAGCGCTCTCCGGTGGCGCGCTCGACACGGCGATCGAGCTCGCCAAGCGGGGCCTCCATCTCGGCGCCAACGGCGAGGCCGCGGCGGAGCTCTGGGCCATCGCCACGGACGCCGAGAGCTGGCGATCGAACCACGCCCACGCCTACGAGGCCGCGCGTTGCGCCTTCCTCTACGCGACGCCCGGCAGCCGCCACCACGCCCGCGCCCTCGGCGGCGCGATCCGCTCGGCGCTCGCCCTGGGCGACACGAAGAACGCCGCCGAGCTCTCTCAGCGGCTCCTCCACGAGAAGCCCGCGGACGACGCGGTCCTCGAGCTCTCCTGGGCCTTCAGCGCCACGATCGACTCGCTGCTCGATCACGAGCCGGCCGCGGCCCTGCCCTACCTCGAGCGCATGCGGCACGTCACCGCCCCCGCCGCCGAGCGCGAGCCCGTCGTCGTCGCGTGGACGCTCCACACCCGCGCCCACTGGGCGCGCGCGGTCGACCAGGACCCCTGGGCCGCGCTCGGGCTCGATCGCGAGAGCGTCCTCCGCTTCGCGACCATCGGCGACCACCGCTACCTGCCGCACGCGCGCGTGCACGTCGGCCTCGATCTCCTGCTCCTCGGCGCCCACGAGCGCGCCGAGAAGGAGCTGCACGAGGGCCTGCAGGGCCAGCCCGAAGAGAGCCTGACCTCGCTCGTGGGCGGCACGTTCGAGGCGCTGCTCAACCTGGAGCGCGGCGCCTTCGCCCCAGCGCGGGAGATGGCCGAGGACGTGGTCGCCCTGGCGGAGGCGCGGGGCGAGCGCCTCGCCGCGCGCAGGGCGCGGCTGCTCGCGGCGCGCGCCAACATCGCGCTCGGCGATCTCGACAGGGCCGATCGCATGCTCGGCGCGCTCCGGTCCGCCTCCGCGCCGCCCGGCGCGCTGCTCGGCGTACGCGCGGCCTTGTTCCTCGCGGCGAAGAAGCCCCAGAAGACGCTCACCCTCGTCGATCGCGCCCTCGCCTTGCGCCCCTCGAACGGCGGACAGCAGGCCCCGGCTCCGCCCGAGATCACGCTCCTGCGCGTCGAGGCGCTCCTGCTCGAAAAGGCGACCTACGAGGCCCGCGCGGCGCTCGTCGCGGCGCGGGCGCAGCTCCACACGCGCGCCGCCACGATCGGCGAGGACGACCTCCGCCAGTCGTTCCTCGATCGGCGCGCGGCGAACGTCCGCCTGCGCGCGCTCTGCAAGGAGTGGCTCGGCGGCGACGGCCCGGACGACCCGAACCGTCGCCTGATCATCCCCCCCACGCCGTGA